GGTCCCGTAACCTTGTTGGTGTGACTAGCGCCCTCTCCGCTCGCCGTCCGACCGCCTTCGTCAAGCCGAGGATGCGCGGCTGGATCCACTTCTGGTCGCTGGTGGTGTCGATCGTCGCCGGTGCCACGCTGATCACGCTCGCCGCCGCGACCGTGTCGACCGCCGCCGCGGTGGGCACCTCGATCTACGTGGCGACCGTGCTCGGGTTGTTCGGCGTCAGCGCCCTCTACCACCGCAAGACGTGGAAGACCGTGGGCGCGCGCACCTGGATGCGGCGGCTCGACCACTCGATGATCTTCCTGTTCATCGCCGGCACCTACACGCCGCTGGCGATGGTCGCGATGCAGCCGACGACGGGCACGGTGGTGCTGGCGGTCGTCTGGGGCGGCGCGCTCGGCGGCGTGGTGCTCAAGCTCGCCTGGCCCAACGCACCGCGCTGGGTCGGGGTCCCGGTGTACATCGCACTGGGTTGGGTGGCGGTGTTCGTGCTGCCCGACCTGCTCGACAACGCCGGGGTCGCCGCGCTGGTGCTGCTGCTGGTCGGCGGTCTGCTCTACACCGCGGGCGCGATCTTCTACGCGACCCGCTGGCCCGACCCGTGGCCGAAGACCTTCGGGTACCACGAGTTCTTCCACTCGGCGGTCTCCCTGGCCGCGCTCTGCCACCACATCGCCATCTGGCTCGCCCTCTACGCCTGAGCCCGCCGGACAGCGCGGCGCATGCAGAGGCGTTCGGCCGGGTCGAGGCCGAGGTCCGCTTCGCGCGCGACGAGCGCGGCCAGCTCGGGCGTGACCTCCGCGACCTCCTCGAAGCCGAGCCGCGCGTAGTACGGGCCGTTCCAGGGCACCGCTCGGAACGTGGTCAGGGTCAGCGCGGGCAGGCCCCGCTCCCGGGCCCACGACTCGACGTGGTCGAGCAGGGCGCTGCCGATCCCCCGGCGCGCGTGGTCCGCGTGCACGCTGACCTGCGCGACGTGCGCGTTGCC
This region of Saccharopolyspora hordei genomic DNA includes:
- the trhA gene encoding PAQR family membrane homeostasis protein TrhA; translation: MTSALSARRPTAFVKPRMRGWIHFWSLVVSIVAGATLITLAAATVSTAAAVGTSIYVATVLGLFGVSALYHRKTWKTVGARTWMRRLDHSMIFLFIAGTYTPLAMVAMQPTTGTVVLAVVWGGALGGVVLKLAWPNAPRWVGVPVYIALGWVAVFVLPDLLDNAGVAALVLLLVGGLLYTAGAIFYATRWPDPWPKTFGYHEFFHSAVSLAALCHHIAIWLALYA
- a CDS encoding GNAT family N-acetyltransferase, with protein sequence MSAGEAFRAIGMPEVADDPPPPLDVLAEHQRDGRAWVAEVGGVVAGYVLVEVVDGNAHVAQVSVHADHARRGIGSALLDHVESWARERGLPALTLTTFRAVPWNGPYYARLGFEEVAEVTPELAALVAREADLGLDPAERLCMRRAVRRAQA